From Pseudomonadota bacterium:
GCGTCGTCTCACGCTCGACCCTGCCCAATCTCCAACCGCATGCGCTGCATTTCCTCGGTTCGCCGACACGCCATCCGACCCCGCGGCGCTGCGCCATGCTCGGTCCGGAGTTTCGGGACGGGCACTAGTTAGGATTGGGCCGGCGCTCAGATTGCGTTCTCGTAGCGATACAGGGTCCACTCCCGCCCTCGCGCGATCGCCTGCAGTCTGTGCGCCCACTCTGGATGCTCCAGCACGATACGTCGCGCGCGTTTCCGGTTCGCGGCGTCCAGCATCAGGTACACGAACCGGCTGCCGAGCCGCTTTGCACAGCTTTCAACGCGGCGCACGCTGAAGTCCTTGCCTGTGAAACCACGACGGTTGGAGTTGTAAAACAGCTCGGGTCGTCCGGGGATAGCGATGAAGCGCTGCCCCTCGGGTACGTGTTCACGCAGCATGGTTACGGCTTCGTACATGCCCTGCTTCTCCCGGTAGAGTCCCCCCTCTGTGCGCTTCGAGTGCCGCGAGAGCGTGTGCCGGGCGCTTGCCAAAAAGATCAGGCCGAGCACGGCGAGGCCGACGCGCCCTTTCCACGGGCGCTGCCACAAGTGTGCGATGCCGCACGCGATCAGAAACGCTGCAGGCACCACGAGCGGGAGCTGATAGTAGTTGTGCGTCACGTTCGCCGGCATGGCAGCGAGCAAGAACACACAGAAGCCTCCGGCCCAGGCCGCGGCTACGCGCAGGATGCGCTGCTCGCGGCCATGGCTGGCGCCGAGCACCGCCAGCACGAATCCGGACCACCCGAAGATCTGGTAGACGAGCCGGTTGGAAAGGCGCATCCAGTGCGCAGCCGATGTGAAGGTCTCGAAGCTCGAGAACTTCGTGTAGCCTCCCGTCTCCCAGAGCACGAAGGTCCAGCTCGAAGTGTAGTGAATGTACGTGTACCAGGCGCAGCCCGGGGTCGCGATCAGCAGGGCCCAAAGCCAAGTGCGCGGCTGCTTGAACGTTGCCGGCCAACCTTGCTGGCTGACAAGCAACCAAAGTGCGGGCAACGCAAGGTAGACGTTGCTTACCTTGACCAGCAGCACCGTGGCTCCCAGTGCAACGAGCAACACCTCGTCCTTCGTTTGCTTGTGTTCCAGCCAGCGCGCGAGGTGATACAACAGGCCGGCACCAATACCGAGCGAGGGGCCGTCCGGCTGAATCGAAACCGTGAAGAAGACCGCGAGCGGCAGCACGGACAAGACGAATACGACCAGGCCCGCCAGCGCATGCGAAGCGCCTAGCTGGCGAGACAGCAGATACAGATACGCGCAGGTCCCGAGGTAAAACAGCAACCACACCGAGCGCAGATACCAGGCCGGCGGATAGGTAGCGCCGAGCAATTTCAGCGGAAGCACCGCGAGCCACGCGGGCAGGGGGAGCTCGGACTCGACCCGTGGCGTGCTGCCCGCGCGGCACGGTTGACGTACGGTCGTCGGTGCCAGGGGGTTGAAGGAGCCGATCAAGTAGCCAAGTGCAAAGCCTGCCGTATCGCCCTGGCGGAAGGAGTGGGCGTCAAGCAGATACGGCGAGGTCAGATTCCCGGATCGCAGCCACAGGCCCAGGCAAGCGGTGGCTACGAGCGGCAGACTGCTGCGCAGCGCTCCCTTCATCGGGCACTCGTCTTGCTGAGCATCGACGCGGAGCCTAACGGAAGTTCTACCTGCAGCGAAACCAAGCGACGTGGACGGCGTTCTGGCTGGAGAAGGCGAGCGCTACGCGATCGTGGCCCACGCTGGTAAGCGCCGGCTCGTGTGCCGCGCCATCCGGGCCGCGCACCACGTGGCGTCCGCCCATGCCGCTGCGCCGCACGACCCGAAGCTGAATCTCGCGGGGCACGTTCTTGCCCGGCTTTCGTGGCGCGTCCACGGCAAATACCGCTCGCTCCCCAAGGGCCGCCGCTGCGAGACGCAGCCTGACGTAGGCCTTGCCTGGTACGAGTGGCTCGGGAGCGCTCGGCCGCTCCGAAAGCCGCACCAAACCAACGGCGCTTGTGGCGGCGCTTCCGATCGCAGTGTAGCCAAGCAGCAGCTCGGACTCGCCCATGCCGACCGCTGCCAGCTGCGGTCCCTCGGCCAGGGAGCCCACGGCCCCCACGATGCTCGGCGCCTCGGGAGTTCCGTCGGGGGCCAGCGCCACGCGCACCAGCGGCGAAATCCCCCGGCGTGGATCGACCCACAGCAGCTCGGGCCGGCCGGCTCCGTCCACGAAAACGGGGGCGGCCGCCCCCATGGCTTCCGGCGTGAGATCGTGACGACCCACCTGACTGCCGTCGCCACGCAGCAAGACGAGACGCGCGCGCATGGGCGTCCGGTGACCGTCCGTGTAGGCCACGGCCCGCAAGCCGTTCACGGCGCCCACGGCGGGCGCAAAGCGCGCATCGGCAAACGTGCCGACCTGCTTGAGCCGCCCTGCGCCCGCGTGCTCGACTCCAAGCTCGGCCACCAGCAGCGCAGCCGATGCATCGATGGCCGCAGCCAGGACCTGTCCAGGTCCCACCGCCCCGAGCCCTGGTGCGGCCTTGCGCCTGGCTGCGACGGGACTCGGTAGATCCCAGGTTGAGAGCGGCCGTGCAGCTTCGTCGGCACGGACTCGCACCAGGTAGAGCCGTTCGGGGCCCGATTGCAGCCGGTCGTAGCCCGCGACCACGATGGTATCCCCCAAGGCTGCGATCGCCACGGGGCCCGCACGCGGCCACACCTTGCGCACAAGTCCAAGACGCGCGCAACCGGCCTCGTTGCCGGATTCCAACGGCACGGCCATGCCAGGCGCGGGGCCGGCCGGAGCAACGCCGTGCTCGGGCACCGATGCGCCCCGGCGCGATTGCTCGTGGCGGCCGTGAGCCGGTGCCGCTTGCCCTGCGGACCGCGACCCGGAGCGCCCTCGGGTAGCGCCCACACGCGGCGGGTCGGCCCTCTTCGTCCCGATCGAAGCCGACTCGCGAGCTGGTTGCTGCTCCTCCTCGCCGGCATCGCAACTGCAGAGACATGCGTTTGCCGCAGCGCTCAGCACGACCCGCAGCACGGCTGCGCGCCGGCAGCGCTCGCAGGCTGTCAAGGGCCGCCTCCGGTTGCTCCGCTGTTCGACCTGGCCAACCCACCTTGGCTCGCTTCCGTGCTGCGCCAGAACCTGGCCAGGTCCTCGAAACGCTCGCATCGATGCGCGGGCGGCAACGTGCGCACGAACCATTTTCCATAGCCTCGCGTGCGCAGCCTGCCGTCGAGCACAGCCACGATGCCGCGATCGTGGCGCGTCCGTATCAGGCGACCAAAGCCTTGTTTGAGTGCTAGTGCGGCCGTCGGCACCACGTACTCGCGGAACGCATCGCGCCCCTGTTCGCGCAGCTCCCGGCAGCGAGCAGCCACCAGCGGATCGGTGGGAACCTCGAACGGCAGCTTGTCGACCACCACCAGCCGCAGGGCGCGGCCCGGCACGTCGACGCCCTGCCAGAAGCTGGCTGTCGCGAACAGTACCGCGTTCCCGTCCTCGCGAAAACGCGCGAGCAGCACCGCCTTGGGCGCCTCCCCTTGCACGTACGTGCGGAGGCCGAGCGCAGGCCGGCAACGTTTCGCCAGCTCCCGCATCGCCTTGAGCGATGTGCACAAGACGAACGCACCACCCTGGCACAGGTTCACCAGCGCGATGATCTCGCGCGCGGCCTGCTCTGCAAAACCTGGCGTACGTGGATCGCCGAGATGATCCGGCAGGTACAGGGCCACCTGCTGCTCGTACACGAAAGGCGAGGGCACCACGAGCTCGAGCGGATCGAAATCGATTCCCAGCCGCTTGCGCAGAAAATCGAACGACCCAGCGGCCGAAAGCGTCGCGCTCGTCAGCACCGCCGCCTGGCCCGTGTACCAGAGTCGGTCCTTCAAGATCTCCCCGATCTGGACCGGGCTCGCCCCGATCGCTACGTTGCGGCTGCTCCTTCGTGTCCAGGTCACATGGCTGCGCCCGCCGCCCTCGGCGATCTCGCTGACATCGCGGCGTATCGTGTGGGCACGTTTGGCCAGCGCCGCAAGCGCTTCGTCCCGAGCCAGACTGCAGTGGCTGGCGAGGGCGTCGAGGGCCGTGTCCAGGGCAAACATCTGCTCGCGCACCGGCCCGTCGAACGCCTCCGGTGCCAGCGGCACGCGGCCGGCGTGCTCGGGGCCCGCCTTGGGGAGCGCCGCAAAAAACACGTCGCTCTGGCGCTGCGCCTCGCTGAGCAGCGGATCGGCCTGCAGCAGTCTGTTGGCCGCGGCCAGGCTGCGCCGCGCATCACGCAACAGCGCATGGATGCGCGAAGCAGACACCGTCACGCCAAAGAAATCGGTCGCAATGTCCTCGAGCAGATGCGCCTCGTCGAGCACCACCGCATCGTAGTCGGGTAGCACGCCGCGCCCGCGGGGCCCTCGCAACGCGAGGTCGGCAAAAAAGAGGTGATGATTGACGACCACAAGCTGCGCCTCTTCGGCGCGCAGGCGCATCGCCGTCACGAAGCAGCGATCGAAATGGCGGCATGGGGTCCCGATGCGTGTTTCCGTTCCACTTTGGACTGCGGTCCACAACGGCGAATCCTCGCCGATCGCTTCGAGCTCGGCCCGATCTCCGGTGGGCGTGCTCGCCTCCCAGTCCCGCAGCTCGCGAAGCAGCGAAGCAAAGGGCTCGTGGCCGGCGTCGGCGCTCAGCATGAGCTCGTGGTAGCGACGCAGGCACAGGTAGTTCGAAAGCCCCTTCATGCAAGCTGCGTCGACGCTGCCCAGGCAGGCTGCGAGCAGGGGGATGTCGCTGTTCATGAGCTGATCCTGCAAGGTCTTGGTGCCCGTCGAGATCACGATCTTCTTGCCGGACAGCAGCGCCGGTACGAGGTACGCCAGCGTCTTTCCCGTACCCGTGCCGGCTTCCACCAGCAGCAATCCGTCATCGGACAGCGTTCGCTCGACGGCCTCCGCCATGTCGAGCTGCCCGGGCCTGAGCTC
This genomic window contains:
- a CDS encoding glycosyltransferase family 39 protein, with translation MKGALRSSLPLVATACLGLWLRSGNLTSPYLLDAHSFRQGDTAGFALGYLIGSFNPLAPTTVRQPCRAGSTPRVESELPLPAWLAVLPLKLLGATYPPAWYLRSVWLLFYLGTCAYLYLLSRQLGASHALAGLVVFVLSVLPLAVFFTVSIQPDGPSLGIGAGLLYHLARWLEHKQTKDEVLLVALGATVLLVKVSNVYLALPALWLLVSQQGWPATFKQPRTWLWALLIATPGCAWYTYIHYTSSWTFVLWETGGYTKFSSFETFTSAAHWMRLSNRLVYQIFGWSGFVLAVLGASHGREQRILRVAAAWAGGFCVFLLAAMPANVTHNYYQLPLVVPAAFLIACGIAHLWQRPWKGRVGLAVLGLIFLASARHTLSRHSKRTEGGLYREKQGMYEAVTMLREHVPEGQRFIAIPGRPELFYNSNRRGFTGKDFSVRRVESCAKRLGSRFVYLMLDAANRKRARRIVLEHPEWAHRLQAIARGREWTLYRYENAI
- a CDS encoding ATP-dependent DNA helicase codes for the protein MQARALLGPEGPLARSMGTYELRPGQLDMAEAVERTLSDDGLLLVEAGTGTGKTLAYLVPALLSGKKIVISTGTKTLQDQLMNSDIPLLAACLGSVDAACMKGLSNYLCLRRYHELMLSADAGHEPFASLLRELRDWEASTPTGDRAELEAIGEDSPLWTAVQSGTETRIGTPCRHFDRCFVTAMRLRAEEAQLVVVNHHLFFADLALRGPRGRGVLPDYDAVVLDEAHLLEDIATDFFGVTVSASRIHALLRDARRSLAAANRLLQADPLLSEAQRQSDVFFAALPKAGPEHAGRVPLAPEAFDGPVREQMFALDTALDALASHCSLARDEALAALAKRAHTIRRDVSEIAEGGGRSHVTWTRRSSRNVAIGASPVQIGEILKDRLWYTGQAAVLTSATLSAAGSFDFLRKRLGIDFDPLELVVPSPFVYEQQVALYLPDHLGDPRTPGFAEQAAREIIALVNLCQGGAFVLCTSLKAMRELAKRCRPALGLRTYVQGEAPKAVLLARFREDGNAVLFATASFWQGVDVPGRALRLVVVDKLPFEVPTDPLVAARCRELREQGRDAFREYVVPTAALALKQGFGRLIRTRHDRGIVAVLDGRLRTRGYGKWFVRTLPPAHRCERFEDLARFWRSTEASQGGLARSNSGATGGGP